A region of Heliangelus exortis chromosome 4, bHelExo1.hap1, whole genome shotgun sequence DNA encodes the following proteins:
- the HELT gene encoding hairy and enhancer of split-related protein HELT isoform X1: MGARRRGGRAGGRKKREGGKKKKNNPQQTLIPLSPPSTLIFNAYIPPAPLAPNPMGSASPWRPPGVPPKKLWLYKGPRESGEAVPTMASKLKERRRTPVSHKVIEKRRRDRINRCLTELGKTVPMALAKQSSGKLEKAEILEMTVQYLRALHSADFPRGREKAELLSEFANYFHYGYHECMKNLVHYLTTVERMETKDTKYARILAFLQSKARFVAEPLFTSLGSLPEPDFSYQPHPGPECPGHGHSPGEAVLQPPTGGPFPWHGAARNPSLPYHLPNAAVPLASPGQQRSTFLSSVQGLDRHYLNLLGHSHPNAFGLPPGQHPSML; this comes from the exons ATGGGGGcgaggaggaggggagggagggcggggggaaggaagaagagagaagggggaaaaaaaaaaaagaacaacccaCAACAAACCCTCATCCCTCTCTCGCCCCCTTCCACCCTGATCTTTAATGCATACATTCCCCCGGCGCCGCTCGCCCCTAATCCTATGGGATCAGCGAGTCCGTGGAGGCCCCCCGGGGTCCCCCCCAAGAAGTTATGGCTTTATAAGGGGCCCAGAGAGAGCGGGGAGGCAGTGCCCACCATGGCCTCCAAGCTCAAGGAGCGGAGG AGGACGCCCGTTTCCCACAAAGTGATTGAGAAGCGGAGGAGGGACCGTATCAACCGCTGCCTCACCGAGCTGGGGAAGACGGTGCCCATGGCTCTGGCCAAGCAG AGCTCGGGGAAGCTGGAGAAAGCGGAGATCCTGGAGATGACGGTGCAGTACCTGCGGGCTCTGCACTCGGCGGACTTTCCCCGTGGCCGGGAGAAGG cagagctgctctccgAGTTCGCCAACTACTTCCACTACGGCTACCACGAGTGCATGAAGAACCTGGTTCACTACCTGACGACGGTGGAGAGGATGGAGACCAAAGACACGAAATACGCCCGCATCTTGGCCTTCCTCCAGTCCAAAGCGCGCTTCGTCGCCGAGCCGCTCTTCACCTCCCTGGGCTCCCTCCCGGAGCCGGACTTTTCCTACCAGCCGCACCCCGGTCCCGAGTGCCCCGGGCATGGCCACAGCCCCGGCGAGGCCGTGCTCCAGCCGCCTACTGGGGGGCCCTTCCCCTGGCACGGCGCCGCCCGCAACCCCTCCCTGCCCTACCATCTCCCCAACGCCGCCGTGCCCCTCGCCAGCCCCGGCCAGCAGCGCAGCACCTTCCTCTCCTCCGTGCAGGGCCTGGACCGCCACTACCTCAACCTTCTCGGCCATTCCCACCCCAACGCCTTCGGGCTGCCCCCGGGCCAGCACCCCTCCATGCTATAG
- the HELT gene encoding hairy and enhancer of split-related protein HELT isoform X2 produces MGARRRGGRAGGRKKREGGKKKKNNPQQTLIPLSPPSTLIFNAYIPPAPLAPNPMGSASPWRPPGVPPKKLWLYKGPRESGEAVPTMASKLKERRRTPVSHKVIEKRRRDRINRCLTELGKTVPMALAKQSSGKLEKAEILEMTVQYLRALHSADFPRGREKELLSEFANYFHYGYHECMKNLVHYLTTVERMETKDTKYARILAFLQSKARFVAEPLFTSLGSLPEPDFSYQPHPGPECPGHGHSPGEAVLQPPTGGPFPWHGAARNPSLPYHLPNAAVPLASPGQQRSTFLSSVQGLDRHYLNLLGHSHPNAFGLPPGQHPSML; encoded by the exons ATGGGGGcgaggaggaggggagggagggcggggggaaggaagaagagagaagggggaaaaaaaaaaaagaacaacccaCAACAAACCCTCATCCCTCTCTCGCCCCCTTCCACCCTGATCTTTAATGCATACATTCCCCCGGCGCCGCTCGCCCCTAATCCTATGGGATCAGCGAGTCCGTGGAGGCCCCCCGGGGTCCCCCCCAAGAAGTTATGGCTTTATAAGGGGCCCAGAGAGAGCGGGGAGGCAGTGCCCACCATGGCCTCCAAGCTCAAGGAGCGGAGG AGGACGCCCGTTTCCCACAAAGTGATTGAGAAGCGGAGGAGGGACCGTATCAACCGCTGCCTCACCGAGCTGGGGAAGACGGTGCCCATGGCTCTGGCCAAGCAG AGCTCGGGGAAGCTGGAGAAAGCGGAGATCCTGGAGATGACGGTGCAGTACCTGCGGGCTCTGCACTCGGCGGACTTTCCCCGTGGCCGGGAGAAGG agctgctctccgAGTTCGCCAACTACTTCCACTACGGCTACCACGAGTGCATGAAGAACCTGGTTCACTACCTGACGACGGTGGAGAGGATGGAGACCAAAGACACGAAATACGCCCGCATCTTGGCCTTCCTCCAGTCCAAAGCGCGCTTCGTCGCCGAGCCGCTCTTCACCTCCCTGGGCTCCCTCCCGGAGCCGGACTTTTCCTACCAGCCGCACCCCGGTCCCGAGTGCCCCGGGCATGGCCACAGCCCCGGCGAGGCCGTGCTCCAGCCGCCTACTGGGGGGCCCTTCCCCTGGCACGGCGCCGCCCGCAACCCCTCCCTGCCCTACCATCTCCCCAACGCCGCCGTGCCCCTCGCCAGCCCCGGCCAGCAGCGCAGCACCTTCCTCTCCTCCGTGCAGGGCCTGGACCGCCACTACCTCAACCTTCTCGGCCATTCCCACCCCAACGCCTTCGGGCTGCCCCCGGGCCAGCACCCCTCCATGCTATAG